From the Nonlabens marinus S1-08 genome, one window contains:
- a CDS encoding membrane or secreted protein, with protein sequence MKTLFLLLVGCFSLITTAQEITGAWEATSTDLNGNTLKTVAIVTDDHNVLTTYDATTGKFMSTMGGSWLMNNGVLTETIEFHTQDPSLVGQEQQLQVIVDNDTMQIPELGMTFSRIDDGSEGALNGAWLMSGRVRDGETQSRDTTGSRKTMKILSGTRFQWIAYDTTSKEFKGTGGGSYSTVDGKYTENIEFFSKDDSRVGASLEFDYDLKNGDWHHSGLSSKGDPIYEIWSLRE encoded by the coding sequence ATGAAAACTCTTTTTCTTTTATTAGTTGGCTGCTTTTCTCTCATTACTACTGCTCAGGAAATTACTGGTGCATGGGAAGCTACATCTACCGATCTCAACGGAAATACCCTAAAAACAGTCGCCATCGTTACAGACGATCATAATGTACTTACCACTTATGACGCAACCACAGGTAAATTCATGAGCACTATGGGCGGATCTTGGTTAATGAACAACGGCGTATTAACCGAAACCATTGAGTTTCACACACAAGATCCAAGTCTTGTTGGACAGGAACAACAGCTTCAAGTTATCGTAGATAATGATACAATGCAAATACCAGAACTAGGAATGACTTTCAGTCGGATAGACGATGGATCTGAAGGTGCGTTGAATGGTGCGTGGTTAATGTCAGGGCGTGTGAGAGATGGTGAGACTCAATCGAGAGATACTACTGGCTCAAGAAAAACCATGAAAATCCTTTCAGGTACGCGCTTTCAATGGATCGCTTACGACACTACAAGCAAAGAATTCAAAGGAACTGGCGGTGGCAGCTATTCCACTGTTGATGGAAAATATACTGAGAATATCGAGTTCTTTTCTAAGGACGATTCCAGAGTCGGTGCAAGTCTTGAGTTCGACTATGATCTAAAGAATGGTGACTGGCATCATTCAGGATTATCCAGCAAAGGTGATCCCATTTATGAGATTTGGAGTCTTAGAGAGTAA